Proteins encoded together in one Pseudomonas sp. ADAK13 window:
- a CDS encoding PepSY-associated TM helix domain-containing protein, with protein MKSKTIRRWSFIHTWTSLVCTVFLLLLALTGLPLIFHHEIDHLLGNEPELAQMPAHTPQLNLEQLVAKAQAHRPGEAMQYLAWDEDDKNGVIAIMAATAGTEPNSSHTFMLDARTGEAVETPSANGGLTMFLLRLHVDMFAGLPGKLLLAFMGILFVLAIISGTVLYLPFMRRLKFATVRQDKSTRLRWLDLHNLIGVVTLTWALVVGVTGVISACADLIIAAWRTDSLSAMIEPYKNAPPLTLRAPATDLLTIAAKAAPGMEPDFIAFPGTRFSSEHHYAVFMKGSTHLTSHLLTPVLIDASNLHVTAIAERPWYMDAMGMSQPLHFGDYGGMPMKILWAVLDVLTIIVLGSGVYLWQVRRKAAKS; from the coding sequence ATGAAAAGCAAAACCATCCGCCGCTGGTCCTTCATCCACACCTGGACCAGCCTCGTCTGCACGGTGTTCCTGCTGCTGCTCGCCCTCACCGGGCTGCCGTTGATCTTCCACCACGAGATCGATCACCTGCTGGGCAACGAGCCCGAGCTGGCGCAAATGCCCGCCCACACCCCGCAGCTGAACCTCGAACAACTGGTGGCCAAAGCCCAGGCCCATCGCCCCGGCGAAGCCATGCAGTACCTGGCCTGGGATGAAGACGACAAGAACGGCGTGATCGCGATCATGGCCGCCACTGCCGGCACCGAACCCAACTCTTCCCATACCTTCATGCTCGACGCCCGCACCGGTGAGGCCGTGGAAACCCCTTCGGCCAACGGCGGGCTGACGATGTTCCTGCTGCGCCTGCACGTCGATATGTTTGCCGGGCTGCCGGGCAAGTTGCTGCTGGCGTTCATGGGCATCCTGTTTGTGTTGGCGATCATTTCCGGCACGGTGCTGTACCTGCCCTTCATGCGCCGGCTGAAGTTCGCCACCGTGCGCCAGGACAAATCCACGCGCCTGCGCTGGCTCGACCTGCACAACCTGATCGGCGTGGTCACCCTGACCTGGGCGTTGGTGGTGGGCGTGACCGGCGTGATCAGCGCCTGCGCCGACCTGATCATCGCGGCCTGGCGCACCGACAGCCTCAGCGCGATGATCGAACCCTACAAGAACGCCCCGCCACTGACCTTGCGCGCGCCCGCCACCGACCTGCTGACAATCGCCGCCAAGGCCGCGCCCGGCATGGAGCCGGACTTTATCGCATTCCCCGGCACGCGCTTTTCCAGCGAGCATCACTACGCGGTGTTCATGAAAGGCAGCACCCACCTGACGTCGCACCTGCTGACGCCAGTGCTGATCGACGCGAGCAACCTGCACGTCACCGCCATCGCCGAACGGCCGTGGTACATGGACGCCATGGGCATGTCGCAGCCGCTGCACTTTGGTGACTACGGCGGCATGCCGATGAAGATCCTCTGGGCAGTGCTGGACGTGCTGACCATCATCGTCCTGGGCAGCGGCGTGTACCTGTGGCAGGTACGGCGCAAGGCGGCCAAGTCATGA
- the creD gene encoding cell envelope integrity protein CreD, with the protein MNRNLLFKLGAIALLIVLLLIPLLMIHGVITDRQQLRDDVLQDIARSSSYSQRLSGPVLVVPYRKTVREWKLNEKLNERYEETREVRGRLYFLPEQFALDGQVQTEVRARGIYQARLFHADNRISGRFVLPEQLGIKENFGDYQFDPAYLAVGISDIRGIENALKLELGSQQLGFSPGTQVAWLGEGVHVMLPEQDSKKPSPFDFAFNLRLQGTEQLQVVPVGKTSQVKLASNWPHPSFIGNFLPTQREVTAQGFTANWQTTFFSTNLEETMGGCTWDQVCDDFNSRSFGVSFIDPVDQYLKSDRAIKYALLFIALTFAGFFLFEVLKSLAVHPIQYALVGVALAFFYLLLLSLSEHIGFGPAYLISAAACVLLIGFYVCHVLRSVAHGLGFSVGLAALYGLLYGLLSAEDYALLMGSLLLFGLLGTVMVLTRKLDWYGVGKR; encoded by the coding sequence ATGAACCGCAATCTGCTTTTCAAACTGGGCGCCATCGCGCTGCTGATCGTGCTGTTGTTGATTCCGTTGCTGATGATCCACGGCGTGATTACCGACCGTCAGCAGTTGCGCGACGACGTCTTGCAGGATATCGCCCGCAGTTCCAGCTACAGCCAGCGCCTCAGTGGCCCGGTGCTGGTGGTGCCGTATCGCAAGACCGTCCGGGAGTGGAAGCTCAATGAAAAGCTCAACGAACGCTACGAAGAAACCCGTGAAGTGCGCGGTCGTCTGTATTTCCTGCCGGAGCAATTTGCCCTCGACGGCCAGGTGCAAACCGAAGTGCGCGCCCGGGGCATTTACCAGGCGCGGCTGTTCCATGCTGACAACCGTATCAGCGGGCGGTTTGTGTTGCCGGAGCAGTTGGGTATCAAGGAAAACTTTGGCGATTACCAGTTTGACCCGGCGTATCTGGCGGTGGGTATCAGCGACATTCGTGGCATCGAAAACGCGCTGAAGCTGGAGCTGGGCAGCCAGCAACTGGGGTTTTCGCCGGGCACTCAAGTGGCGTGGCTGGGGGAGGGTGTTCACGTGATGCTGCCCGAGCAGGACAGCAAGAAGCCGTCACCTTTTGATTTCGCCTTCAACCTGCGCCTGCAAGGTACCGAGCAACTGCAAGTGGTGCCGGTGGGCAAGACCAGCCAGGTCAAGCTGGCGTCGAACTGGCCGCACCCGAGCTTTATCGGCAACTTCCTGCCGACCCAGCGCGAGGTCACCGCCCAGGGCTTTACGGCCAACTGGCAGACCACGTTCTTCTCCACCAACCTGGAAGAAACCATGGGCGGTTGCACCTGGGACCAGGTGTGTGATGACTTCAACAGCCGCAGCTTCGGCGTGAGTTTTATCGACCCGGTGGACCAGTACCTCAAGAGTGACCGGGCGATCAAATATGCGCTGCTGTTTATCGCCCTGACGTTTGCCGGCTTTTTCCTGTTCGAGGTGCTCAAGAGCCTGGCGGTGCACCCGATCCAGTACGCGTTGGTGGGGGTTGCCCTGGCGTTTTTCTACCTGCTGCTGTTGTCGTTGTCGGAGCACATCGGGTTTGGCCCGGCGTACCTGATATCGGCGGCTGCCTGTGTGCTGTTGATTGGGTTTTACGTCTGCCATGTGCTGCGCAGCGTCGCCCATGGCCTGGGGTTTTCGGTGGGGTTGGCGGCGTTGTATGGCTTGTTGTACGGGTTGTTGAGTGCGGAAGATTACGCGTTGTTGATGGGCTCGTTGCTGCTGTTCGGGTTACTGGGCACGGTGATGGTGCTGACCCGCAAGCTGGATTGGTATGGGGTGGGCAAGCGATGA
- a CDS encoding glutathione S-transferase, with protein MSIPSMTLFHNPASPFVRKVRVLLHETGQLDRVTLHACMPTPIAPDADVILDNAVGKIPALRLADGNALHDSRVILDYLDHQHTGTPLIPRDGPARWRRLTLASTADGIMDAAVLVRYETAMRPVEKHWDLWLEGQRDKIRRTLDMLEQDAITELTGPFDVAAISVACALAYLDFRHPDMQWRSSHPKLAAWYAEVSQRPSMLQTQPPA; from the coding sequence ATGTCCATCCCCAGCATGACGTTGTTCCACAACCCCGCCTCGCCGTTTGTGCGCAAGGTACGGGTGCTGTTGCACGAGACCGGCCAACTGGACCGCGTGACCTTGCACGCCTGCATGCCGACACCGATCGCGCCCGACGCCGATGTGATCCTGGACAACGCGGTGGGCAAGATCCCCGCGCTGCGCCTGGCCGACGGCAACGCGCTGCATGACAGCCGGGTGATCCTCGATTACCTCGACCACCAACACACCGGCACCCCGCTGATCCCCCGAGACGGCCCGGCCCGCTGGCGACGCCTGACCCTGGCCTCGACCGCCGACGGGATCATGGATGCCGCCGTGCTGGTGCGTTACGAAACCGCCATGCGCCCGGTGGAAAAACACTGGGACTTGTGGCTGGAAGGCCAGCGCGACAAGATCCGCCGCACCCTCGACATGCTGGAACAGGACGCCATCACCGAACTGACCGGGCCGTTTGATGTGGCGGCGATCAGCGTGGCCTGTGCACTGGCGTACCTGGATTTCCGCCACCCGGACATGCAGTGGCGGTCCAGCCATCCGAAGCTGGCGGCGTGGTATGCCGAGGTGAGTCAGCGGCCGTCGATGTTGCAGACCCAGCCGCCGGCCTAA